A window of Rufibacter sp. LB8 contains these coding sequences:
- a CDS encoding carboxypeptidase-like regulatory domain-containing protein has product MTTQYFRFQGSFSGGRAVYRQLALVFFLFLGLGLSSAHAQGGRKVIQLTGVITAGDSLLGLPGANVVIPKAGRGTNTNEYGYFSLPVLAGDSVVFSSIGFAKQSLIIPATFERDSYSVIIEMLEDPNILPEIRVFPYATFRDFTQAVLAMKLPEEGIDRQTAMSEQIMRQMFRDTPMDGGSNHQNYMRAQNQQMMRRGGYNQAANNPLLNPFAWYEVIKSIKRGDFKKKE; this is encoded by the coding sequence ATGACAACGCAATATTTCAGATTTCAGGGTTCTTTTTCCGGTGGCCGGGCTGTGTACAGGCAGTTGGCGCTGGTATTTTTCTTGTTCCTGGGCCTAGGCCTTTCTAGCGCGCATGCCCAGGGCGGCCGAAAGGTGATTCAGCTGACTGGTGTGATCACCGCCGGCGACAGCCTGCTGGGCTTGCCGGGCGCCAATGTGGTCATCCCCAAAGCGGGCCGAGGCACCAACACCAATGAGTACGGCTATTTTTCGCTGCCCGTGCTGGCCGGCGACAGCGTGGTGTTCAGCTCCATCGGTTTCGCCAAACAGTCGTTGATCATTCCGGCCACTTTTGAGCGCGACAGTTACTCCGTGATCATTGAGATGCTGGAGGATCCTAATATTCTTCCGGAGATCAGGGTGTTCCCGTATGCCACGTTCCGTGATTTCACGCAGGCCGTGCTAGCCATGAAACTACCCGAGGAGGGCATTGACCGCCAGACCGCCATGAGCGAGCAAATCATGCGCCAGATGTTCAGAGACACGCCCATGGATGGCGGCTCTAACCACCAGAACTACATGCGCGCCCAGAACCAGCAGATGATGCGCCGCGGCGGATACAACCAGGCCGCCAACAACCCATTGCTCAACCCTTTCGCGTGGTATGAGGTGATCAAATCCATTAAGCGCGGTGATTTCAAGAAGAAGGAATAG
- a CDS encoding metalloregulator ArsR/SmtB family transcription factor, protein MRLKNFNVGFGEQVFKALGDASRIRVLNLLLRNKELCIADLELVLDFTQTKTSRHLIYLKNAGLVTFKKLDQWAFYYIKDEAMDLLQQMFSYLEKDPQLLKDQEVYQTLFSNRELAINRLQQRHFTGL, encoded by the coding sequence ATGAGGCTCAAAAATTTTAACGTAGGATTTGGCGAACAAGTATTCAAAGCCCTGGGCGATGCCTCCCGGATTAGGGTGCTCAACTTGCTGCTGCGCAACAAAGAACTCTGCATCGCCGACCTGGAACTGGTGCTGGACTTCACCCAGACCAAAACCTCGCGCCATCTCATCTACCTCAAAAACGCGGGGCTTGTCACGTTCAAGAAACTAGACCAATGGGCGTTTTACTACATCAAAGATGAAGCCATGGATCTGTTGCAGCAAATGTTCAGTTACTTAGAGAAAGACCCGCAGCTGCTCAAAGACCAGGAAGTGTATCAAACCCTGTTCTCCAACCGGGAACTGGCCATTAACCGCCTGCAGCAGCGGCATTTCACCGGTTTGTAG